A genome region from Vallitalea okinawensis includes the following:
- a CDS encoding ComF family protein has product MMKVFNGLLDLIFPPRCLLCDELLTVKERHVCEACDIHRFINDGHRCIKCGRLVDSVEERCEVCKEVDYSFDQGFALLQYEGIIHTTFYRLKYGKRKEIGTAFGKMMAKYLEDEIDHLDISVIIPVPLHPSREMQRGYNQAGVIAKTLAKELNLPVDINYLLRIKATKPQSSLNLRGRQNNLKNAFSISNQQQYEQVLLIDDIYTSGNTMDQCAKVLKEAGTKKVYFITAAIANQHR; this is encoded by the coding sequence ATGATGAAGGTTTTTAATGGGTTACTGGATCTAATTTTTCCACCAAGGTGTTTACTTTGTGATGAGTTATTAACGGTAAAGGAGCGACATGTTTGTGAGGCTTGTGACATACATCGTTTCATTAATGATGGTCATCGATGTATCAAATGTGGAAGATTAGTTGACTCAGTGGAAGAGCGATGTGAGGTTTGTAAAGAAGTTGATTATTCTTTTGATCAAGGGTTTGCATTACTTCAATACGAAGGAATCATTCATACTACATTTTATCGATTAAAGTACGGGAAACGAAAAGAAATTGGTACAGCTTTTGGAAAAATGATGGCAAAGTATTTAGAAGATGAGATTGACCATCTTGATATTTCTGTCATTATACCCGTACCTTTGCATCCATCAAGAGAGATGCAAAGAGGTTATAACCAAGCTGGAGTTATTGCAAAGACATTAGCAAAAGAATTAAACCTACCCGTTGATATTAACTATCTTTTACGAATCAAAGCGACAAAACCACAGAGTTCACTTAATTTAAGAGGGCGGCAGAATAATCTGAAAAATGCTTTCAGTATATCAAACCAACAACAATATGAACAGGTGCTCCTAATCGATGATATTTATACATCAGGTAATACCATGGACCAATGTGCAAAAGTATTGAAGGAAGCTGGTACAAAAAAAGTATATTTTATAACTGCTGCAATTGCTAATCAACACAGATAA
- the pulA gene encoding type I pullulanase: MRKIISYLLISVLLGNIFFNVNLIQNIQASENIPSIESPVFNEDGTVTVNVLYEGETLYIIGNFQEANNWGTFIPMLKGNSYDIEGVIKSVFSYTFSLNTIKNNKGEIQYKFSNVDNWSGDNFTDPLNANIEGGNSKLDYLKLDIEEDQLQQGSATSIKAIRMDMAGVEINLTEDTTFQSSYEKVTVTSGQVVVMDIAEIGTSVTITGNYNGVEATTVLSIVDQPLQSPIVTTQGSVTFSYQGNGTQSKVAIAGGFNGWSTEDTLLVKGENNIWSTTLDLSPGSYEYKFVVDGSWIADPLNELKSGDNSLVIVDGIQLQLADEIALGKSVDLTANYLNKEGESSSVDAQWSLKEAVDGVSLTNNQLTVADSATVGGIVTVIATYDGMEAEHNFTLIGQTYEFTIHYYRHDKKQMEWDLWVWMDGKDGAEYDFTNEDEDGYATVTITVPESNINIITRPGNWSSQEVTRIAEISEGESVDVWIIEGDEKVYYDKSEIDISSKVESALMDSTSEITVYTTSDIGDDVSFRLKDGDGAVISTTMFKNEERKVTLTLSNPEDIDVRELYTVESDHFGENYVTMRGILDDSQFYYSGDDLGVTYKSTQSMFKVWAPTAKEVYVSLYDDVGIYDDSGKVTDHTGGQENVMVHQDNGIWSVTIENDLAGKYYMYKVVFTDGKVNYAVDPYANAVSANGQRAAIIDMGQTNPSSFTSDYQPPIVNPTDAVIYELQVRDFSINDNSGITNKGKYKAFTEVGTNYNGISTGIDSLEELGVTHVHLLPVYDFATVNELKIDDSSSDDPKFNWGYDPQNYNVPEGSYSTNPEDPSNRIIEFKEMVQSLHDKDIGVVMDVVYNHTFNIEDSNFDKIVPGYYHRTDEKGTFTNGSGVGNEIASERPMVSKYIIDSVIYWAEEYGIDGFRFDLMKLIDINTVKQLENRLHNEVDPSIIIYGEPWSGGSTPLSGDLQIVKGTQKDNNFAVFNDNLRGAIKGGSDDASKGFATGATGNESGIVTGVKGAIDDFTNSPTETINYVTAHDNLNLWDKVIKTQGLEEQEGFVDIKDGELQGEDANSFNSVEEAVAAATPHSSIDEANVLSNETVKRSLLANGIIMTSQGIPFIHAGDEILRTKFGDHNSYRSPDAINMLRWEDKAKYDEVFDYYEGLIDLRQAHPAFRMTDKDNVYSNINVFIQEDSVVAYALENYANNDIWKNIVVIYNGNEEDKIVTLPSNRTWYTVVNGERAGTEIINSFTSDQVSVEGLTMMVLYDEVLEYTPVATSLELSHEEIGLEVGEQQALTAIVKDQEERIMDIDISFNSGNASIATVSDNGLIKAISEGDVNIEVVAGNLNKTITVHVGDRIPTTVEIIGDSAVYETYTINLNVDIKDQYDQIMTGESISWSSSNDAIATVSQSGKVTGKAKGVVTITAHVEGVIASKTITVKENATHYVRLQYVREDEVYDDWNLWVWNTGVQDDQIDYAKIEDGKAIFNIKVTPFTSQIGFIVRKGTDWSTAKQDITNDRFIDIFENEIITKVTAISMQQDLQYVKEINGPELNQGKATFYFRDPDLFATDNMDTIDGVMLNIMGNSYEMVYQDKDELFEYTFETVPEGVFEYNFNVTIGSTTTTVSDVYNLNAEGQSIFTYDKLDLSIDARLSKAAVNYNENTVLTLTIKEDDVDIRAAEIVIDVSAIGGDTISMEPSLNEVTLAVKDDVAAGIKEIPITVIDEFGGYHQVTSNIEILPRSMNDNDTVFDFDEARIYFMLTDRFNNADMSNDDPYEIGYDKNDPGSYHGGDFKGVTDKLDYLDDLGINTIWITPIVDNINYDVRVNDDPHITPYYGYHGYWADNFEVLNPHLGTIEDFHTLIDEAHKRNMKIMVDVVLNHSGYGLKSNDTANGIEQYPTDEDRKRFEGLLRENPVDGDPVLGELSGLPDFKTEDEAVRDQIIEWQVNWVKELGMTSNGNTVDYFRVDTVKHVDDTTWMAFKNELTKDFPEFKMIGESFGASPEDSLGDLGNGKMDALLDFSFNDKAREFVNGDVEGVEEYLELRNQKVNNTFIFGQFLSSHDEDGFLTMVENDLGKQKIGAALQITAKGQPVIYYGEELGLGGTSNNPYYDNRYDFPWEQVENNDMLEHYTKLLNIRQDNSLVFSKGDRTKVEASNDQGYVLFERSYKEEKVLIGLNTKEIVQEVTFDNIFTAGTLVKDLYNNNLYKVDQNNRLTILMPDRDKGGTIILKKYTSSSSSNSDDDDDDDKETDEKAKDDAIKQEEQIIKTDDIEKSLEVLNGSITVTIAPETFEDNYTKLVVAIVDDSKDINEEAYINIDDTHEFVTPIYEFDLKDQANKKVNFKKPIKIELKYDPEKVKDPRKLGVYYFNEQTKEWEYVGGIVSENGTISFEAQHFSKYTVMESNKTFKDLNETAWAKDAIEVLASKEIINGVDKDYYEPSRAISKAEFAQLLVKAFDLESSNDYVSYHDVNKDDWYYDAVRIASGLEIVVGYEGEFHPNKETSREEMAVMLLRTLEALDENLEGENNQSFKDDDEISDWATKAVMKLIGRDIITGTPDGYYYPQNSLTRAEAAIVIYKALYE; the protein is encoded by the coding sequence ATGAGAAAAATAATAAGTTACTTACTAATAAGCGTCTTACTAGGTAATATTTTTTTTAACGTCAATTTAATACAGAATATTCAAGCTAGTGAGAATATACCGTCAATAGAAAGTCCTGTATTCAATGAAGATGGTACAGTGACAGTTAATGTACTTTATGAAGGAGAAACTCTTTACATAATAGGTAATTTTCAAGAAGCAAATAATTGGGGGACCTTTATCCCTATGTTAAAAGGGAATAGTTATGATATTGAAGGTGTTATAAAAAGCGTATTTAGTTATACTTTTTCATTGAATACAATAAAAAACAATAAAGGTGAGATTCAATATAAATTTTCAAATGTAGATAACTGGAGTGGAGATAATTTTACAGATCCATTAAACGCTAACATAGAGGGTGGTAATTCGAAGTTAGATTATCTCAAGTTGGATATTGAAGAAGATCAGTTGCAACAAGGAAGCGCTACAAGTATAAAAGCTATAAGAATGGATATGGCAGGGGTAGAAATAAATTTGACAGAAGATACAACCTTTCAATCAAGTTATGAAAAAGTGACTGTTACTTCAGGTCAAGTAGTTGTTATGGATATAGCAGAGATAGGTACATCAGTAACGATTACTGGGAACTACAATGGGGTTGAAGCAACCACAGTGCTTTCTATAGTTGACCAACCTCTACAGAGTCCAATAGTCACTACTCAAGGTTCTGTAACCTTTAGCTATCAGGGAAATGGTACACAATCAAAAGTAGCCATAGCAGGAGGATTTAATGGTTGGAGTACAGAGGATACTCTCTTAGTAAAAGGGGAAAACAATATATGGTCTACAACTCTAGATTTATCACCAGGTAGTTATGAATACAAATTTGTTGTAGACGGTTCCTGGATTGCAGATCCACTTAACGAACTAAAGTCAGGAGATAATAGTCTTGTTATAGTAGATGGTATTCAACTACAATTAGCTGATGAAATAGCACTTGGTAAAAGTGTTGATTTAACAGCTAACTACCTCAATAAGGAGGGTGAAAGTTCTTCCGTTGACGCTCAATGGAGTTTAAAGGAGGCAGTGGATGGTGTATCATTGACCAATAATCAATTGACAGTTGCCGATTCGGCGACTGTAGGAGGAATAGTTACAGTTATTGCAACTTATGACGGTATGGAAGCAGAGCATAATTTTACATTGATTGGTCAGACATACGAATTTACAATACATTATTATCGTCATGACAAGAAGCAAATGGAATGGGATTTATGGGTGTGGATGGATGGTAAAGATGGAGCAGAATATGATTTTACCAATGAAGATGAGGATGGTTATGCAACAGTAACTATCACTGTTCCTGAATCGAACATTAATATAATTACTCGCCCAGGTAATTGGTCCAGTCAAGAAGTAACCCGTATAGCCGAAATATCTGAAGGTGAATCCGTTGATGTATGGATTATTGAGGGTGATGAAAAAGTTTATTACGATAAGTCGGAAATAGATATTTCATCAAAGGTAGAAAGTGCATTAATGGATAGTACTTCTGAAATAACAGTATATACGACAAGTGATATAGGTGATGATGTATCTTTTAGACTTAAAGATGGCGATGGAGCGGTCATTTCCACAACAATGTTTAAGAATGAAGAAAGAAAAGTTACATTAACACTTAGTAATCCAGAAGATATAGATGTAAGAGAATTATATACTGTAGAAAGTGATCACTTTGGTGAAAACTATGTAACAATGCGTGGCATTCTTGATGATTCACAATTCTATTATAGTGGTGATGATTTAGGTGTGACTTATAAAAGTACACAATCCATGTTTAAAGTATGGGCACCTACAGCGAAAGAAGTTTATGTCAGTCTATATGATGATGTAGGTATATATGATGATAGCGGAAAAGTTACCGATCATACTGGTGGGCAAGAAAATGTTATGGTGCATCAAGATAATGGAATATGGTCTGTTACCATAGAGAATGATCTGGCTGGTAAATACTATATGTATAAAGTGGTTTTTACTGATGGAAAAGTTAATTATGCTGTTGATCCTTATGCCAATGCAGTTTCAGCGAATGGACAACGTGCAGCTATAATTGATATGGGTCAAACCAATCCTAGCTCATTTACTAGTGACTATCAACCACCTATCGTTAATCCGACAGATGCAGTGATCTACGAACTACAAGTAAGAGATTTCTCCATTAATGATAATTCAGGAATAACGAATAAAGGGAAATACAAAGCATTTACAGAAGTGGGGACAAATTATAACGGTATATCAACAGGTATTGACTCTCTTGAAGAATTAGGTGTTACTCATGTTCACTTACTACCTGTTTATGATTTTGCCACTGTCAATGAATTAAAGATTGATGATTCTTCAAGTGATGATCCTAAGTTTAATTGGGGATATGATCCACAAAACTACAATGTACCAGAGGGAAGCTACTCGACAAATCCAGAAGATCCTTCTAATCGAATTATAGAATTTAAAGAGATGGTACAGTCTTTACATGATAAAGACATTGGTGTTGTCATGGATGTGGTTTATAATCATACTTTCAATATAGAAGATAGCAATTTTGATAAAATTGTACCTGGTTATTACCATCGTACAGATGAAAAAGGAACTTTCACTAATGGATCAGGTGTAGGTAATGAAATTGCTTCTGAAAGACCTATGGTAAGTAAGTATATTATAGACTCAGTGATTTATTGGGCAGAAGAGTATGGAATAGATGGTTTTAGATTTGATCTAATGAAACTAATAGATATCAATACGGTTAAGCAATTAGAAAATAGATTACATAATGAGGTAGATCCAAGTATTATTATTTATGGAGAGCCTTGGAGTGGAGGTTCTACACCTTTATCAGGAGATCTTCAAATTGTTAAAGGAACTCAGAAAGATAATAACTTTGCGGTATTCAATGATAACTTAAGAGGTGCTATAAAAGGTGGTAGCGATGATGCTTCAAAGGGATTTGCTACTGGAGCAACGGGAAATGAAAGTGGTATTGTTACTGGAGTAAAAGGAGCCATTGATGATTTCACTAACTCACCTACTGAAACTATCAATTATGTTACAGCTCATGATAATCTGAATCTATGGGATAAAGTCATTAAAACTCAAGGTTTAGAAGAGCAAGAAGGTTTCGTTGATATCAAAGATGGGGAATTACAAGGAGAAGATGCAAATTCTTTCAATAGCGTAGAAGAAGCAGTAGCGGCAGCCACACCACATAGTAGTATTGATGAGGCTAATGTATTGAGTAACGAAACAGTAAAGAGAAGTCTCTTAGCAAATGGTATCATCATGACTTCTCAAGGGATTCCTTTTATACATGCTGGTGATGAAATACTTCGTACAAAGTTTGGTGATCATAACAGCTATCGCAGTCCAGATGCTATCAATATGTTGAGATGGGAAGATAAAGCAAAATATGATGAAGTATTTGATTATTATGAAGGTCTCATTGATCTTCGACAAGCCCATCCAGCCTTTAGGATGACAGATAAAGATAATGTTTATTCTAATATAAATGTATTCATCCAGGAAGATAGTGTTGTGGCTTATGCGTTAGAGAATTATGCTAATAATGATATATGGAAGAATATCGTTGTTATCTATAATGGTAATGAAGAGGATAAAATCGTTACCTTACCTTCCAATAGAACATGGTATACAGTCGTTAATGGTGAACGGGCTGGAACAGAAATTATCAATAGTTTCACAAGTGACCAAGTAAGTGTGGAAGGTTTAACGATGATGGTTCTGTATGATGAGGTATTGGAATATACCCCTGTTGCTACTAGTCTTGAGTTAAGTCATGAAGAAATTGGACTTGAGGTAGGAGAACAACAAGCCTTAACGGCAATTGTCAAAGATCAAGAAGAGCGCATAATGGATATTGATATTAGTTTTAATTCAGGAAATGCATCTATAGCCACAGTAAGCGATAATGGATTGATAAAGGCGATTTCAGAAGGTGATGTCAATATTGAAGTTGTTGCAGGAAACCTTAACAAAACAATTACTGTTCACGTTGGGGATAGAATACCAACAACCGTAGAAATTATTGGTGATAGCGCAGTCTATGAGACCTATACCATTAATTTAAACGTCGATATAAAAGATCAATATGATCAAATAATGACTGGAGAATCGATTTCTTGGAGTTCATCAAATGATGCAATTGCAACAGTCTCACAAAGTGGTAAAGTCACTGGAAAGGCAAAGGGAGTTGTAACGATTACTGCCCATGTAGAAGGCGTTATAGCAAGTAAAACCATAACAGTTAAAGAAAATGCAACTCATTATGTTAGACTTCAATATGTTCGTGAAGATGAAGTTTATGATGACTGGAACCTTTGGGTTTGGAATACTGGTGTACAGGATGATCAGATTGACTATGCAAAGATAGAGGATGGGAAAGCTATCTTTAATATAAAAGTTACACCTTTTACATCACAGATTGGTTTCATTGTAAGAAAAGGTACAGATTGGAGTACTGCAAAACAAGACATAACAAATGATCGTTTTATAGATATTTTTGAAAACGAAATTATAACCAAAGTAACGGCTATTAGTATGCAGCAAGATCTTCAATATGTAAAAGAAATAAATGGTCCAGAGCTTAATCAAGGAAAGGCAACATTCTATTTCAGAGATCCAGACCTTTTCGCAACAGATAATATGGATACAATTGATGGTGTTATGTTAAATATCATGGGTAATTCTTATGAAATGGTATATCAAGATAAAGATGAATTATTTGAATATACCTTTGAAACTGTTCCAGAAGGTGTATTTGAATATAATTTTAATGTAACTATAGGTAGTACAACAACTACAGTTTCGGATGTCTATAACCTTAATGCTGAAGGTCAATCTATATTTACTTATGATAAATTAGACCTTAGTATTGATGCTAGATTATCAAAGGCAGCAGTGAATTATAATGAGAATACAGTATTAACATTAACAATTAAGGAAGACGATGTAGATATAAGAGCTGCAGAAATTGTTATTGATGTTTCTGCAATTGGTGGCGACACAATAAGTATGGAACCATCACTCAACGAAGTTACTTTAGCTGTAAAAGATGATGTTGCAGCTGGAATTAAGGAAATTCCTATAACTGTTATTGATGAGTTTGGTGGGTATCATCAAGTCACTTCTAATATAGAAATATTACCTAGAAGTATGAATGATAATGATACTGTCTTTGACTTTGATGAAGCAAGGATATACTTTATGTTGACAGATCGTTTTAATAACGCAGACATGAGTAATGATGATCCCTATGAGATTGGATATGATAAAAATGATCCAGGATCTTATCATGGTGGTGACTTCAAAGGAGTTACAGATAAGTTGGATTACTTAGATGATTTGGGTATTAATACGATATGGATTACCCCTATTGTGGATAATATTAACTACGATGTAAGAGTTAACGATGATCCGCATATAACACCTTACTACGGTTATCATGGTTATTGGGCTGATAATTTCGAGGTGCTTAATCCACATTTAGGTACTATAGAAGATTTCCACACATTGATAGATGAAGCCCATAAGCGAAACATGAAGATCATGGTGGATGTGGTGCTGAATCACTCGGGATATGGATTAAAAAGTAATGATACAGCTAATGGCATCGAACAATATCCTACAGATGAAGATCGTAAACGTTTTGAAGGTTTACTTAGAGAAAATCCTGTAGATGGTGATCCTGTACTGGGCGAACTATCTGGACTACCAGACTTTAAGACAGAAGATGAAGCTGTGAGAGATCAGATTATAGAATGGCAAGTTAATTGGGTCAAAGAATTGGGTATGACATCTAATGGCAATACCGTTGATTACTTCCGAGTGGATACTGTTAAGCATGTAGATGATACAACATGGATGGCCTTCAAAAATGAATTAACTAAAGACTTTCCTGAATTTAAAATGATTGGTGAAAGTTTTGGTGCTTCACCAGAAGATTCATTAGGTGATTTAGGAAATGGTAAAATGGATGCTCTCTTAGATTTCTCTTTCAATGATAAAGCTAGAGAATTTGTTAATGGAGATGTTGAAGGAGTAGAAGAGTACCTTGAATTGCGTAACCAAAAGGTTAATAATACCTTTATCTTTGGTCAGTTCTTAAGTAGCCATGATGAGGATGGTTTCCTTACAATGGTTGAGAATGATTTAGGGAAACAAAAAATAGGAGCAGCCCTTCAAATAACTGCAAAAGGTCAGCCAGTTATTTATTATGGGGAGGAACTAGGTCTTGGGGGAACTAGTAATAACCCATACTATGATAATCGCTACGATTTTCCTTGGGAGCAAGTAGAAAACAATGATATGTTAGAACATTACACGAAACTACTAAACATTAGACAGGACAACAGTTTAGTTTTCTCAAAGGGAGATCGAACAAAAGTTGAAGCTTCAAATGATCAAGGATATGTTCTATTCGAGAGAAGTTACAAAGAAGAAAAAGTGCTAATAGGTTTAAATACCAAGGAAATAGTACAAGAAGTGACTTTTGACAATATATTTACCGCTGGTACATTGGTAAAAGATCTTTATAACAATAACTTGTATAAAGTAGATCAAAATAACAGACTTACAATCTTGATGCCTGATAGAGATAAAGGTGGAACAATTATATTGAAGAAATATACAAGTTCTAGCTCATCTAATTCAGATGATGACGATGATGATGATAAAGAAACCGATGAGAAGGCAAAGGATGATGCAATTAAGCAAGAAGAACAAATCATTAAAACTGATGATATTGAGAAGAGTCTGGAAGTTCTTAATGGCTCAATCACTGTTACAATCGCACCAGAAACATTTGAAGATAACTATACAAAATTGGTTGTAGCTATAGTTGATGATTCTAAAGATATAAATGAAGAAGCTTATATAAATATCGATGACACGCATGAGTTTGTTACACCAATTTATGAGTTTGATTTGAAAGATCAAGCTAATAAGAAAGTGAATTTTAAGAAACCGATAAAAATAGAGCTTAAATATGATCCAGAGAAAGTCAAAGATCCGCGTAAATTAGGTGTATATTATTTCAATGAGCAAACGAAGGAGTGGGAATACGTTGGGGGTATAGTAAGTGAGAACGGTACTATTTCCTTTGAAGCTCAACACTTTAGCAAGTATACAGTAATGGAGAGTAATAAAACTTTTAAGGATCTCAATGAAACTGCTTGGGCCAAAGATGCTATAGAAGTGCTAGCATCTAAAGAGATAATCAATGGAGTTGATAAAGATTACTATGAGCCAAGCAGAGCCATAAGCAAGGCGGAATTTGCTCAATTACTTGTGAAAGCATTTGATTTAGAGTCAAGTAATGACTATGTAAGTTATCATGACGTTAACAAAGATGATTGGTATTATGATGCGGTTCGTATTGCATCCGGTTTAGAGATTGTAGTTGGCTATGAAGGTGAATTCCATCCTAATAAAGAAACATCGCGTGAAGAAATGGCTGTAATGCTTCTTAGAACACTAGAAGCTTTAGATGAGAATTTAGAAGGTGAGAATAATCAAAGTTTTAAAGACGATGATGAGATTTCAGATTGGGCAACAAAAGCAGTGATGAAGCTCATAGGAAGAGATATCATTACAGGAACTCCAGATGGGTATTATTATCCCCAAAATAGTCTAACAAGAGCTGAAGCGGCAATAGTTATATATAAAGCCCTATATGAATAA
- the recD2 gene encoding SF1B family DNA helicase RecD2, translating into MDNGVIIEGLVTDLIYHNEENGYTVCEIELEEEKIIAVGILPGLHPGENIKAIGEWKIHPTYGDQFSIDSYEKTTPKTVQSIEKYLASGVIKGIGPALAKRIVQKFKEETLNIIEQQPEKLEEVKGVSLTKAQQIGEVFHDQRELRQVVIFLQDYGITPAYAMKIYKKYREQSIELIKVNPYRLADDIHGIGFKKADHIAKSMGIEPGSHHRIKAAIKYILSQSAANGDTFQPEELLKKKVEGLLEIEIELIENALLELQMAKQIYCETRQDVKRVYLMSFYYAEINIAKKLLELADVQDEMDVKEAEKFIDQIEKNNGISLANNQREAVREAMTNGVLVITGGPGTGKTTTINSIISMLEMQDNDILLAAPTGRAAKRMTEATGREALTIHRLLEINAFSESGNSQMFNRNEENPLEADVIIVDEVSMVDTMLMNSLLKAIVPGTRLLLVGDVDQLPSVGPGNVLKDIIASEGIPVVRLNEIFRQAGESAIIINAHRINTGEYPELNIKDKDFFFMKRSVQEEVIGTIIQLIKTRLPKFAKCSSIEDIQVLTPMRKSPLGVERLNEALQEALNPPHKNKKEKEFRHVLLREGDKVMQIKNNYNISWKIYNKYDYPIDEGVGIFNGDVGRVKEINERLEKVIVQFDDKKVVEYDYSNMDELELAYAITIHKSQGSEHPIVILPIHSGPPMLMSRNLLYTAVTRAKRYVVIVGLEETVKRMVDNRREINRYASLNDRIKDMNELHQMTLK; encoded by the coding sequence GTGGATAATGGTGTAATAATTGAAGGATTAGTTACTGATTTAATCTATCATAATGAGGAGAATGGTTATACAGTTTGCGAAATAGAACTAGAAGAAGAAAAAATCATAGCTGTTGGTATATTACCTGGACTTCATCCGGGTGAAAACATAAAAGCAATAGGCGAGTGGAAGATTCATCCAACTTATGGTGATCAGTTCAGTATTGATTCCTACGAAAAGACAACGCCAAAGACAGTTCAATCCATTGAAAAGTATCTGGCTTCAGGTGTCATCAAAGGTATTGGTCCGGCACTTGCAAAGCGTATTGTTCAGAAGTTCAAAGAGGAGACTTTGAATATCATTGAACAACAGCCAGAAAAACTTGAAGAGGTAAAAGGTGTTAGTTTAACAAAAGCGCAACAAATAGGTGAAGTTTTCCATGATCAGAGAGAACTTCGTCAAGTTGTTATCTTTCTTCAAGACTATGGTATAACACCAGCTTACGCAATGAAGATCTATAAGAAATACCGTGAGCAAAGCATTGAACTTATTAAAGTAAATCCTTACCGATTGGCAGATGATATCCATGGTATTGGATTTAAAAAGGCGGATCATATCGCTAAATCTATGGGAATTGAACCTGGATCTCATCACCGTATAAAAGCTGCTATCAAGTATATCTTATCCCAATCAGCAGCCAATGGTGATACTTTTCAACCTGAGGAATTACTAAAAAAGAAAGTTGAAGGCTTGCTGGAAATCGAAATAGAGCTCATTGAAAATGCATTATTGGAACTACAAATGGCTAAACAAATTTACTGTGAAACAAGACAAGATGTTAAGCGTGTCTATCTCATGTCTTTTTATTATGCAGAGATTAATATAGCCAAGAAACTGTTGGAGTTAGCTGATGTACAGGATGAAATGGATGTCAAAGAAGCTGAAAAGTTCATTGATCAGATTGAGAAAAATAACGGAATTAGTTTAGCGAATAATCAAAGAGAAGCTGTTCGCGAGGCGATGACTAATGGGGTTTTAGTCATAACTGGTGGACCAGGTACAGGGAAGACCACTACTATTAATTCCATCATTTCTATGTTAGAGATGCAGGATAATGATATTTTATTAGCAGCGCCAACAGGTAGAGCAGCCAAGCGTATGACAGAAGCAACTGGTCGTGAAGCATTAACCATTCATCGTTTATTAGAAATTAATGCTTTTAGTGAATCCGGTAATTCTCAAATGTTTAACCGTAATGAAGAAAATCCACTGGAAGCAGATGTTATCATTGTGGATGAAGTATCTATGGTAGATACAATGCTGATGAACAGTTTACTAAAAGCGATTGTACCTGGGACAAGACTTCTTTTGGTTGGTGATGTAGATCAATTACCATCAGTGGGACCAGGAAATGTTCTAAAGGACATTATTGCAAGTGAAGGGATACCAGTAGTACGTCTGAATGAAATTTTTAGACAAGCTGGTGAAAGTGCTATTATTATCAATGCCCATCGTATCAATACAGGAGAATATCCAGAACTCAATATTAAGGATAAGGATTTCTTCTTTATGAAGCGTTCTGTGCAAGAAGAGGTCATTGGTACCATCATACAACTCATTAAAACAAGATTACCTAAGTTTGCAAAATGTTCATCAATAGAAGATATTCAGGTACTAACCCCTATGAGAAAGAGTCCGCTAGGTGTTGAACGACTCAATGAAGCTTTGCAAGAGGCTTTAAACCCACCTCATAAGAACAAGAAAGAAAAAGAATTTCGTCATGTTCTGTTGCGTGAAGGCGATAAAGTGATGCAAATAAAGAATAACTACAATATTTCCTGGAAAATATACAATAAATATGACTATCCTATTGATGAAGGTGTAGGTATATTTAATGGTGATGTGGGGAGAGTCAAAGAGATTAATGAGCGACTAGAAAAAGTTATTGTCCAATTTGATGACAAAAAAGTTGTGGAGTATGATTATAGTAATATGGATGAACTGGAACTGGCTTATGCAATTACTATTCATAAATCACAGGGAAGTGAACATCCAATCGTTATTTTACCTATTCATAGTGGACCTCCAATGCTTATGAGTCGTAATCTCTTATATACGGCTGTCACAAGAGCTAAACGCTATGTTGTCATAGTGGGTTTAGAGGAAACCGTTAAGAGAATGGTGGATAACAGGAGAGAAATTAATCGCTACGCATCTTTAAATGACCGTATTAAAGACATGAATGAACTACATCAAATGACTCTAAAATAA